One stretch of Paenibacillus sp. FSL R5-0341 DNA includes these proteins:
- a CDS encoding SpoIIIAH-like family protein: MNNKRQTVWLVSMLSLMVILSAYYLFTEDSGPVNAPVADSQQVDGIKQGEAKETAGILDPTEGLVVNEVVNSGEVESDPSAPGAVEEPAATEGKETGNTEKTPAVESGENKGEAGKEADKETDKGAATTPETEGQTEGTATKTDEEVLKEMEEQNTTASASSQFQNYQWQREESNNRKYEELMTVAGDLSKTPEENAKATEQLRTLEEKEAKITGIEETLSQQFANAIVQEDADKYKVVVLSDKLDVKQAVSIVDLVMKELAVSQNKISVQYVTEQ, translated from the coding sequence ATGAATAACAAACGTCAAACGGTATGGCTCGTTTCCATGCTGAGTCTGATGGTCATTTTGTCCGCGTATTATCTGTTCACTGAGGATTCCGGTCCAGTCAATGCACCAGTGGCTGACAGTCAGCAAGTTGATGGAATCAAGCAAGGGGAAGCAAAGGAGACAGCAGGCATTCTTGATCCAACAGAAGGTTTGGTTGTGAATGAAGTGGTGAATAGCGGCGAAGTTGAAAGTGATCCAAGTGCGCCTGGCGCTGTGGAAGAACCGGCGGCTACGGAAGGTAAAGAAACTGGAAATACAGAGAAAACACCTGCTGTCGAATCAGGCGAGAATAAGGGTGAAGCAGGCAAAGAAGCTGACAAGGAAACCGACAAAGGTGCAGCAACCACACCAGAGACGGAAGGTCAGACAGAAGGCACTGCAACGAAAACGGATGAGGAAGTCCTCAAGGAAATGGAAGAGCAGAATACGACAGCATCCGCGAGCAGCCAATTCCAGAACTACCAGTGGCAACGTGAGGAAAGCAACAATCGCAAGTATGAGGAACTGATGACCGTCGCAGGTGATCTGAGCAAAACGCCAGAGGAAAATGCCAAAGCAACGGAGCAACTCCGTACACTGGAAGAAAAAGAAGCTAAAATCACTGGCATTGAGGAGACGCTCTCTCAACAGTTCGCTAATGCGATCGTTCAAGAAGATGCCGACAAGTATAAAGTTGTGGTCCTCAGTGACAAACTGGATGTAAAACAGGCGGTATCTATTGTGGATCTGGTCATGAAAGAATTGGCAGTTTCCCAGAACAAAATCAGTGTTCAATACGTTACAGAACAGTAA
- the spoIIIAG gene encoding stage III sporulation protein AG: protein MKQWFKKMETWMGGGEGGARRSQTFRWLIILGLIGVGIMLFNSFVNVKKIDSENIGREPPDPATSMASIQSAPMDQNPFQAIEIAFEDKIKSVLENIVGVGTVDVMVTVDSTEELVVQRNVKDSQQLTEETDANGGKRHMTQYTRDGEIITYEISGDQTPIVTKKLKPQIRGVLVVARGAENKVVKDLITDAVEKGLNVAAYRISVVPRKQD from the coding sequence ATGAAACAATGGTTCAAAAAGATGGAAACCTGGATGGGTGGCGGGGAAGGCGGGGCAAGGCGGAGCCAAACCTTCCGTTGGCTGATTATCCTCGGTTTGATCGGAGTGGGAATCATGCTGTTCAATTCCTTCGTCAATGTCAAAAAAATTGATTCCGAAAATATCGGTCGTGAACCACCGGACCCGGCAACATCCATGGCATCCATACAGAGTGCTCCGATGGATCAGAACCCTTTTCAGGCAATCGAAATTGCATTCGAGGACAAAATCAAATCTGTGCTGGAAAACATTGTTGGTGTGGGAACGGTGGATGTAATGGTTACCGTGGATTCCACAGAGGAACTGGTCGTTCAGCGGAATGTGAAGGATTCTCAGCAACTTACCGAAGAAACCGATGCTAACGGGGGCAAGCGACATATGACGCAGTATACCCGCGATGGCGAGATTATCACGTACGAAATATCAGGGGATCAGACACCCATAGTGACCAAAAAGCTCAAACCGCAGATCCGTGGGGTGCTTGTGGTTGCGAGGGGTGCAGAGAACAAGGTTGTGAAGGACCTGATAACCGATGCTGTGGAAAAAGGACTGAATGTAGCAGCATACCGGATCTCGGTTGTACCGCGCAAACAAGACTAA
- the spoIIIAC gene encoding stage III sporulation protein AC, with protein sequence MNLEVNAIFQIAGIGIIIAMIHTVLKQMGKEDMAHWVTVIGFVVVLFMVVRMLDSLLQEIKSIFLFQ encoded by the coding sequence ATGAATTTAGAAGTGAACGCAATCTTTCAAATTGCGGGTATCGGAATCATTATTGCCATGATTCACACGGTACTGAAACAAATGGGAAAGGAAGATATGGCTCACTGGGTGACCGTAATCGGATTTGTCGTTGTATTGTTCATGGTGGTCCGTATGCTGGACAGCCTGCTACAAGAGATCAAATCGATATTTCTTTTTCAATGA
- the spoIIIAE gene encoding stage III sporulation protein AE, whose product MKSMHHKPRWRLTVVLMLCFLFGILGQVTASSPSGEWMEQQADQLPKDQVEKYWDQLMQQYGGFFPDGKTPSFMDMLIPGNEGFSLKSVFVAIGTFMLHEILYNGKLLVTIVMLSVLSMILETLQTAFEKNNISKIAYSICYMVIIIIAINSFSVAIGYAKDAITGMINFMMAMVPLLFTLLASMGNVITVSVTHPLIIFMIHLVSTLIHMLVFPLLFFSAVLHLVSSLSDKYKLTQLADLLRNISVALLGILLTMFLGVISVQGASGSVADGVSLKAAKYIAGNFVPVVGRTFADATDTVITASLLVKNAIGLTGVIIILFLCAFPALKILALALIYNVTGAIMQPLGDTPIVGCLQAIGKSMIYVFAALAAVGLMFFLAITILLTAGNLTVMMR is encoded by the coding sequence ATGAAATCAATGCATCATAAGCCGCGATGGCGCCTTACGGTTGTGCTGATGCTCTGTTTTCTGTTCGGTATCCTGGGACAGGTTACTGCAAGCTCGCCTTCTGGCGAGTGGATGGAGCAGCAGGCCGATCAGCTTCCCAAGGATCAGGTGGAGAAATACTGGGATCAACTGATGCAACAATACGGTGGTTTCTTCCCGGATGGGAAAACCCCTTCCTTCATGGATATGTTAATCCCCGGCAATGAAGGATTCAGCCTGAAATCGGTGTTTGTAGCCATAGGAACCTTCATGCTGCATGAAATTTTATATAATGGCAAGCTTCTGGTCACGATTGTGATGTTAAGCGTACTCAGCATGATCCTGGAGACCCTTCAGACTGCATTTGAGAAAAATAATATTAGCAAAATCGCCTACTCCATCTGTTACATGGTCATCATCATCATTGCGATTAACAGCTTCAGTGTGGCGATTGGATACGCCAAGGATGCCATAACCGGCATGATCAACTTTATGATGGCAATGGTACCGTTGTTATTCACACTGCTCGCGTCCATGGGTAACGTCATCACCGTCTCCGTGACCCATCCGCTCATTATTTTCATGATCCATCTGGTGAGTACATTGATTCACATGCTGGTATTTCCGCTACTCTTCTTCTCGGCTGTTCTGCATCTCGTCAGTTCATTGTCTGACAAGTACAAGCTGACACAGCTGGCAGACCTCCTGCGCAATATTAGCGTAGCGCTACTGGGTATCCTGCTTACGATGTTTCTGGGTGTAATCTCGGTTCAGGGAGCATCGGGCTCTGTAGCAGATGGGGTCAGCTTGAAAGCCGCCAAATACATTGCAGGTAACTTTGTGCCTGTCGTGGGCAGGACATTTGCAGATGCGACGGACACGGTAATTACAGCTTCTTTACTTGTTAAAAATGCAATCGGACTCACCGGAGTGATCATCATTCTGTTTCTATGCGCCTTTCCGGCACTCAAGATTCTGGCTCTTGCCTTGATATATAACGTCACTGGTGCCATCATGCAACCGCTAGGAGACACCCCGATTGTAGGATGCCTGCAAGCCATTGGCAAGAGCATGATCTACGTATTTGCGGCGCTGGCAGCCGTTGGGCTGATGTTTTTCTTGGCAATCACCATCCTGCTGACTGCGGGGAATCTAACTGTCATGATGCGCTGA
- the spoIIIAF gene encoding stage III sporulation protein AF — protein MGWLSNWLQELIMIVLLATFVDMLLPNRSMERYVKLVLSLLILLTLLSPITKLLRSDPVGELKRAMTAMDAPSDGNATLEQILAQGKRLQAGEQEQSLQWTAKELANVMKGQIEETTGAKVRSVEVQLAMSKYETEMEAASSVELPVIQRVVVEMAGEDAGEGVKSRQQEIAANTQPIFGTDTESEKDESQLTQQPIQIGQIEVPDVQVDVSKSQHDGNEVPSEPVIRDQADETKQQGETSTRSDHAVQIITLLTEKWDVDANKVQVKEPKSAEVL, from the coding sequence ATGGGGTGGCTGAGCAACTGGCTCCAGGAATTGATCATGATCGTTCTGCTGGCGACTTTCGTGGATATGCTGTTGCCCAATCGATCCATGGAACGTTATGTCAAGCTTGTGCTGAGCCTTCTCATCCTGCTGACCCTTTTATCACCGATAACAAAGCTCCTCAGAAGTGATCCGGTTGGCGAGCTGAAACGCGCAATGACGGCAATGGACGCTCCATCGGATGGGAATGCAACGCTCGAACAGATTCTGGCTCAGGGCAAGCGGCTGCAAGCGGGCGAACAGGAACAATCCCTGCAATGGACAGCGAAAGAACTGGCTAATGTCATGAAAGGCCAGATTGAAGAAACAACAGGAGCAAAGGTTCGGTCCGTAGAGGTACAACTGGCGATGAGTAAGTATGAAACGGAAATGGAAGCTGCCTCGTCAGTCGAACTACCTGTGATCCAGCGTGTGGTGGTCGAAATGGCAGGAGAGGATGCAGGAGAAGGAGTGAAGTCAAGGCAGCAAGAAATTGCTGCAAATACACAGCCCATATTCGGAACAGACACAGAATCAGAGAAGGATGAATCGCAGCTAACACAGCAGCCCATCCAGATTGGTCAGATTGAAGTGCCTGATGTACAGGTTGATGTGAGTAAAAGTCAACATGATGGAAATGAAGTGCCTTCCGAGCCTGTTATACGAGATCAGGCGGATGAGACGAAGCAGCAAGGTGAGACATCCACAAGGTCCGATCATGCGGTGCAGATTATTACTTTGTTGACTGAAAAGTGGGATGTTGATGCGAACAAAGTTCAAGTGAAAGAACCGAAAAGTGCTGAAGTGCTCTGA
- the spoIIIAD gene encoding stage III sporulation protein AD gives MEIIQVVGLALIATVLILVIKEQKPMFAFLIAAATGIVIFMLLIGKIGAVIEVLKRLAENSGMESIYLKTVLKIIGIAYIAEFGAQIVRDAGQESIASKIELAGKVLILVLAIPIISIIIETVMKLMPV, from the coding sequence GTGGAAATTATCCAAGTTGTAGGTTTGGCGCTCATCGCAACAGTGCTCATTCTGGTCATTAAAGAACAGAAGCCGATGTTTGCTTTTCTGATTGCTGCTGCGACTGGCATTGTGATCTTCATGTTGTTGATTGGCAAGATCGGTGCAGTCATCGAAGTGTTGAAGCGGTTGGCTGAGAATTCAGGCATGGAGAGTATCTATCTGAAAACGGTGCTGAAAATTATTGGCATAGCATACATTGCTGAATTTGGCGCACAGATCGTCAGGGATGCAGGCCAGGAGAGCATTGCGTCCAAGATCGAACTGGCTGGTAAGGTGTTAATCCTCGTACTTGCTATACCGATCATCAGCATTATTATCGAAACCGTCATGAAGCTGATGCCGGTGTAG